The Urbifossiella limnaea genome has a window encoding:
- a CDS encoding PQQ-binding-like beta-propeller repeat protein, which translates to MTRLLLPALLLAATLPALRADAPPDRWPAFRGTGDSLTSAKALPLKWSPTENIAWTVELPGYGQSSPVVWKDRVFVTSAEGEFKDTLHVIRLDLATGKEAWKKSFRNTQRVKATDYVSKCAPTPVVTADRVFALFESGDLLALDHAGKEVWRRNLEADFGPLRGNHGLGTSPVLAGNTLLVLVAQGSSYLLAVDAATGKDLWKADHPFGGSWTSPAVVTVEGKPAAVVSSPGLAAAFDVATGAKQWELGGLTGNTVATPTPAGDLLVLGSSDRASQVAVRPGAKADERVAWRSAEGVSSFGSPLVYGKYGFSVSRDGVAVCFDPATGKSVWDHRLPGSCWASPVGGAGHVYFFTKDGVTAVVKPGPEPEIVAENRLPGRGRVYGVAAVEGAFLVRTGSALHKVVGK; encoded by the coding sequence ATGACCCGCCTCCTCTTGCCCGCACTCCTGCTCGCCGCCACGCTGCCCGCCCTCCGGGCCGACGCCCCGCCCGACCGCTGGCCCGCGTTCCGCGGCACCGGCGACAGCCTCACATCCGCGAAGGCGCTGCCGCTGAAGTGGTCTCCGACGGAGAACATCGCGTGGACGGTCGAACTGCCGGGGTACGGCCAGTCGAGCCCGGTGGTGTGGAAGGACCGGGTGTTCGTGACCAGCGCCGAGGGCGAGTTCAAGGACACGCTCCACGTCATCCGCCTCGACCTCGCCACGGGGAAGGAGGCGTGGAAGAAGTCGTTCCGCAACACCCAGCGGGTGAAGGCCACCGACTACGTCAGCAAGTGCGCCCCCACGCCGGTGGTGACAGCCGACCGGGTCTTCGCCCTGTTCGAGAGCGGCGACCTGCTCGCCCTCGACCACGCCGGCAAGGAGGTGTGGCGGCGCAACCTGGAGGCGGACTTCGGCCCGCTCCGGGGGAACCACGGCCTCGGCACGTCCCCCGTCCTGGCCGGGAACACCCTGCTGGTACTCGTCGCGCAGGGGAGCTCGTACCTGCTCGCGGTGGACGCCGCGACCGGCAAGGACTTGTGGAAGGCCGACCACCCGTTCGGCGGGTCGTGGACCTCCCCGGCCGTCGTGACGGTCGAGGGGAAGCCGGCGGCGGTCGTCAGCTCGCCGGGGCTGGCGGCGGCGTTCGACGTGGCGACCGGGGCGAAGCAGTGGGAACTCGGCGGGCTGACCGGGAATACTGTCGCCACGCCGACGCCGGCAGGCGACTTGCTCGTGCTCGGGTCGAGCGACCGGGCGTCGCAGGTGGCCGTGCGACCCGGCGCTAAAGCGGACGAGCGGGTCGCGTGGCGGTCGGCCGAGGGGGTGAGTTCGTTCGGGTCGCCGCTCGTCTACGGCAAGTACGGCTTCAGCGTGAGCCGCGACGGGGTGGCGGTCTGCTTCGACCCGGCGACGGGGAAGAGCGTGTGGGACCACCGCCTACCGGGGTCGTGCTGGGCGTCCCCGGTCGGGGGCGCGGGCCACGTCTACTTCTTCACGAAGGACGGGGTGACGGCGGTGGTCAAGCCGGGGCCTGAGCCGGAGATCGTGGCCGAGAATCGCCTGCCGGGGCGCGGTCGGGTGTACGGGGTGGCGGCGGTCGAGGGGGCCTTCCTGGTGCGGACCGGGTCCGCCCTGCACAAGGTCGTTGGGAAGTAG
- the istA gene encoding IS21 family transposase, with product MNEATRLEIVQRHQQGASARSIARSLGISRGTVDRVLARIEAARTGSTGPGDPPPRRGSRLDAYEPILKELLDRYPNLTVERALQELRARGFAGGYTIVRLRVKRLRPRATPPPVPRFETGPGDQAQMDHGVYDLDFTREGRRRVYLFSYLLGYSRRQYLRFVESTDLPTTLREHVNAFRHLGGVARTCLYDNFKAVVLRHDAEGPLYNPKFLAFATHYGFRPGRAACDGPRPRGRSRGSSTTSRSTCSTAAPSTRSITSTR from the coding sequence ATGAACGAGGCCACGCGGCTGGAGATCGTGCAGCGGCATCAGCAGGGCGCGTCGGCGCGGTCGATCGCGCGTTCGCTGGGGATCTCACGCGGCACCGTCGATCGCGTGCTGGCCCGGATCGAAGCCGCCCGCACGGGCTCGACCGGTCCCGGCGATCCGCCGCCGCGTCGCGGCAGTCGCCTCGACGCGTACGAGCCGATCCTGAAGGAACTGCTCGACCGCTACCCGAACCTGACCGTGGAACGCGCCCTGCAGGAGTTGCGGGCACGCGGCTTCGCGGGCGGGTACACGATCGTCCGCCTGCGGGTGAAGCGACTCCGTCCGCGGGCCACGCCGCCACCCGTGCCGCGCTTCGAGACGGGACCGGGCGACCAGGCCCAGATGGACCACGGCGTCTACGACCTCGACTTCACCCGCGAAGGCCGCCGCCGCGTCTACCTGTTCAGCTACCTGCTCGGCTACTCCCGCCGCCAGTACCTCCGCTTCGTCGAGTCGACGGACCTGCCGACCACGCTCCGCGAGCACGTCAACGCCTTCCGCCACCTGGGCGGCGTGGCGCGGACGTGCCTGTACGACAACTTCAAGGCGGTGGTGTTGCGGCACGACGCCGAGGGGCCGCTGTACAACCCGAAGTTCCTGGCCTTCGCCACCCACTACGGCTTCCGACCCGGGCGTGCCGCGTGCGACGGCCCCAGACCAAGGGGAAGGTCGAGAGGAAGTTCCACTACGTCGAGGTCAACCTGCTCAACGGCCGCACCTTCGACTCGCTCGATCACCTCAACGAGGTGA
- a CDS encoding ParB/RepB/Spo0J family partition protein yields the protein MDWEHGVVRPVPLDRLGQRYRRYRLADPLAEEAMAGSLRRWGQLSPVVACVRGDGLELLDGFKRLAAARQVAGSTSLSVRVVELDEPLAKAAILGLNRGQRAARELEEAWVVQGLVRDDGLTQVEAAHLLGQHKSWVCRRLALLERLSEAVVEDLRLGLLGPALARQLVRLPAGNQEAVLALTRRASLTAQEVGGVIDLLRGASPEQAAFVLAKPREALRQVNGVPTALRDPRLSRAGNWLVKHLTQAADVLTRLEQWLVSPGERELADRDRRIVEPVLVQLGDQASRVAERVLGPAVLREGRRP from the coding sequence ATGGACTGGGAGCACGGCGTGGTGCGGCCGGTGCCGCTCGACCGACTGGGTCAACGCTACCGCCGCTACCGCCTGGCCGATCCGCTCGCGGAAGAGGCGATGGCCGGTTCGCTGCGTCGCTGGGGGCAGTTGTCGCCGGTCGTGGCGTGCGTCCGCGGCGACGGCCTGGAGTTGCTCGACGGCTTCAAGCGCCTGGCGGCGGCGCGGCAGGTGGCGGGATCGACGAGTCTGAGCGTGCGGGTGGTGGAGCTGGACGAGCCGCTGGCGAAGGCGGCGATCCTGGGCCTGAACCGCGGCCAGCGTGCGGCGCGGGAGCTGGAGGAAGCGTGGGTCGTGCAGGGGCTCGTCCGCGACGACGGGTTGACGCAGGTCGAAGCGGCGCACCTGCTGGGTCAGCACAAGAGCTGGGTGTGCCGGCGGCTGGCGTTGCTGGAGCGGCTGAGCGAAGCGGTGGTGGAGGACCTGCGGCTGGGGCTGCTCGGCCCGGCGCTGGCGCGGCAGCTGGTGCGGTTGCCCGCGGGCAACCAGGAGGCGGTGCTGGCGTTGACCCGCCGTGCGTCGCTGACGGCGCAGGAAGTCGGCGGCGTGATCGACCTGCTTCGCGGCGCGAGTCCGGAGCAGGCGGCGTTCGTGCTGGCGAAGCCGCGGGAGGCGTTGCGGCAGGTGAACGGCGTGCCGACGGCGCTGCGCGACCCGCGGCTGAGCCGGGCCGGCAACTGGCTCGTCAAGCACCTGACCCAGGCCGCGGACGTGCTGACCCGTCTGGAGCAGTGGCTCGTCTCGCCGGGCGAACGCGAACTGGCCGACCGCGATCGTCGGATCGTGGAGCCGGTGCTGGTGCAACTGGGGGATCAGGCGAGCCGCGTGGCGGAACGGGTGCTCGGTCCGGCAGTGCTGCGGGAAGGGAGGCGGCCATGA
- a CDS encoding RNA polymerase sigma factor has product MNQTLDLCGPARLDSLGGRPATAAVSDKAVARAYSVAFRMTGNEADAEAATQQALLRLGRQLDAGSLYQFTVRAVVDLRRTRPTDRDEPVSGDAPSGHRLSRLEAAIAALPPAYRDPFVLADVEGMSAAAVGELLGVSVSVVKDQLHRARMLLCAALRDGR; this is encoded by the coding sequence ATGAACCAAACCCTCGACCTGTGCGGTCCTGCCAGACTCGACTCGCTCGGCGGCCGGCCGGCGACTGCCGCCGTGTCCGACAAGGCCGTCGCCCGAGCATACTCCGTGGCGTTCCGAATGACCGGGAACGAGGCGGACGCCGAGGCCGCGACTCAGCAGGCCTTGCTTCGATTAGGCCGGCAGCTCGACGCTGGCAGTCTCTACCAGTTCACCGTTCGCGCCGTCGTAGACCTCCGCCGGACGCGGCCGACCGACCGGGACGAGCCGGTCTCCGGCGATGCGCCCTCCGGCCACAGGTTGTCCCGTCTGGAGGCGGCTATCGCCGCCCTGCCCCCGGCTTACCGAGACCCGTTCGTGCTCGCCGACGTGGAGGGGATGTCCGCCGCCGCCGTCGGGGAGCTACTCGGCGTGTCGGTCTCGGTGGTGAAGGACCAGCTGCACCGCGCCCGGATGCTGCTCTGTGCCGCCCTCCGAGACGGCCGTTAG
- the istB gene encoding IS21-like element helper ATPase IstB, with amino-acid sequence MTPRPKTAPNTTPAATPGRRDQILADFATLRIPVTAEQLDAALQQAQDAGLAHLDFLHRLLADQAGLRRERRIERLVQQARFREALPLSTFDWTFNPAIPRVQIEALAQGDFIRRNQNVVFVGQSGLGKSRLIQSIGLAACLLEQAVYYTTSGDLLEDLTAAMADQTIHDRVRFYARFPLLIIDEFGFDRIERSLCPQAASLWYKIIDARSQQRSTALITNIDFGDWAEYLGDAPLAMALLDRVVDGATIVKLKGQSYRVHRPDKPAAK; translated from the coding sequence ATGACACCCCGCCCGAAGACCGCCCCGAACACGACGCCGGCCGCGACCCCGGGCCGGCGTGACCAGATCCTCGCCGACTTCGCGACCCTGCGCATCCCCGTGACCGCCGAGCAACTCGACGCGGCCTTGCAGCAGGCGCAGGATGCCGGCCTCGCGCACCTCGACTTCCTGCACCGCTTGCTCGCCGACCAGGCCGGACTCCGCCGCGAGCGTCGCATCGAGCGACTCGTCCAGCAGGCCCGCTTCCGCGAAGCCCTGCCGCTGTCCACCTTCGACTGGACCTTCAACCCCGCCATCCCCCGCGTGCAGATCGAGGCCCTGGCCCAGGGCGACTTCATCCGCCGCAACCAGAACGTCGTCTTCGTCGGGCAGTCCGGCCTGGGGAAGAGTCGGCTCATCCAGAGCATCGGCCTGGCCGCGTGCCTGCTCGAACAGGCGGTGTACTACACCACCAGCGGCGACCTCCTCGAAGACCTCACCGCCGCGATGGCCGATCAGACCATCCACGACCGCGTCCGCTTCTACGCCCGCTTCCCGCTGTTGATCATCGACGAGTTCGGCTTCGACCGCATCGAACGCAGCCTCTGCCCGCAGGCGGCGAGCCTGTGGTACAAGATCATCGACGCCCGCAGCCAGCAGCGTTCCACCGCCCTGATCACCAACATCGACTTCGGCGACTGGGCCGAATACCTCGGCGACGCGCCGCTGGCGATGGCGTTGCTGGACCGCGTCGTCGACGGCGCGACCATCGTGAAGCTGAAGGGCCAGTCCTACCGCGTCCACCGCCCCGACAAGCCCGCCGCGAAATGA
- a CDS encoding Mu transposase domain-containing protein, producing the protein MRRPQTKGKVERKFHYVEVNLLNGRTFDSLDHLNEVTARWLATVADVHTIRDFRETPRDRHERERPHLLPLPTRDFDTALVVYRHVNVEGFLTHRLNHYSVPWSFIGQVLPVRIADGEVIVYSVGLEEVARHPLVPATRSGVRQSIKSHHPTGDPEERTRLLRQRFADLGPVGTAFLDGLLARQIQGKLQAQHLLALAAQYTRDDVRAALDRAVRFGAFSLAAVRRILAARARPRPRLDELAELHRDSLDPTLRDDVIGPRSTRDYQHLLASDEPEEPGDDTPPEDRPEHDAGRDPGPA; encoded by the coding sequence GTGCGACGGCCCCAGACCAAGGGGAAGGTCGAGAGGAAGTTCCACTACGTCGAGGTCAACCTGCTCAACGGCCGCACCTTCGACTCGCTCGATCACCTCAACGAGGTGACGGCCCGGTGGCTGGCGACGGTCGCCGATGTTCACACGATTCGCGACTTCCGGGAGACGCCACGCGACCGCCACGAGCGCGAACGGCCGCACCTGCTGCCGCTCCCCACCCGCGACTTCGACACCGCTCTCGTGGTCTATCGCCACGTCAACGTCGAGGGCTTCCTCACGCACCGATTGAACCACTACTCGGTGCCGTGGTCGTTCATCGGCCAGGTCCTGCCGGTCCGCATCGCCGACGGCGAGGTCATCGTCTACTCGGTCGGTCTGGAGGAGGTCGCCCGCCACCCCCTGGTGCCGGCCACACGCAGCGGCGTGCGGCAGTCGATCAAGAGCCATCATCCGACCGGCGATCCCGAGGAGCGGACGCGGCTGTTGCGACAACGCTTCGCGGACCTCGGCCCGGTCGGCACCGCGTTCCTCGACGGCCTGCTCGCCCGGCAGATCCAGGGCAAGTTGCAGGCCCAGCACCTGCTCGCCCTGGCCGCGCAGTACACGCGGGACGACGTGCGTGCCGCCCTCGACCGCGCCGTCCGCTTCGGCGCCTTCTCGCTCGCCGCCGTCCGCCGCATCCTCGCCGCCCGGGCTCGACCCCGGCCCCGGCTCGACGAACTCGCCGAACTCCACCGCGATTCGCTCGATCCCACCCTGCGCGACGATGTCATCGGGCCGCGGTCCACCCGCGACTATCAACACCTGCTCGCGTCCGACGAGCCCGAGGAACCCGGCGATGACACCCCGCCCGAAGACCGCCCCGAACACGACGCCGGCCGCGACCCCGGGCCGGCGTGA